Proteins encoded in a region of the Nicotiana tomentosiformis chromosome 9, ASM39032v3, whole genome shotgun sequence genome:
- the LOC117280315 gene encoding uncharacterized protein, with protein sequence MDVIGPIEPVASNGHRFILVAIDYFTKWVEAVTFKSVTKKAVSLDERSVPTVQDYASEFYSYHPKANGVVEAANKNIKKILRKMVQGSKQWYEKLFFALLGYRTTVRTSVGATPYLLVYGTEVVIPSEVEIPSLWIVAEAEINDDEWVKARIEQLSLIDEKRLAAMCHGQLY encoded by the exons ATGGATGTTATCGGACCAATTGAGCCGGTGGCATCAAATGGACATAGGTTTATTCTTgtggccattgattacttcaccaagtgggtagAAGCTGTTactttcaagtccgtgaccaagaaggcggtg TCACTTGATGAAAGAAGTGTGCCAACAGTTCAAGACTATGCATCAGAATTCTACTCTTATCATCCCAAGGCAAATGGAGTTGTTGAAgctgctaacaagaacataaagaagatacttcgtaagATGGTGCAAGGTTCTAAGCAGTGGTATGAAAAGTTATTTTTTGCTTTGCTGGGCTATCGCACTACTGTTCGCACTTCAGTaggtgcaactccttatttgtTGGTATATGGAACTGAGGTTGTTATACCTTCGGAGGTTGAGATTCCATCCCTTTGGATTGTTGCGGAAGCTGAAATTAatgatgatgagtgggtcaaaGCCAGGATAGAGCAACTAAGTTTGATTGATGAGAAAAGATTGGCAGCGATGTGTCATGGTCAGTTGTATTAG